A genome region from Mycolicibacterium litorale includes the following:
- the pyrH gene encoding UMP kinase has translation MSEPNNTHGAGATVGEIRPLYTRVLLKLGGEMFGGGAVGLDPDVVHLVARQIAEVVRSGVQVAVVIGGGNFFRGAQLQQRGMERTRSDYMGMLGTVMNSLALQDFLEKEGIDTRVQTAITMGQVAEPYIPLRAVRHLEKGRVVIFGAGMGLPYFSTDTTAAQRALEIGAEVVLMAKAVDGVYTADPRKEPNAELLTAITHREVIDRGLAVADATAFSLCMDNGMPILVFNLLVDGNIARAVAGEKIGTLVTT, from the coding sequence ATGTCGGAGCCGAACAACACCCACGGCGCCGGCGCGACAGTCGGCGAGATCCGGCCGCTGTACACGCGAGTGCTGCTCAAACTGGGCGGTGAGATGTTCGGTGGCGGGGCGGTCGGCCTCGATCCCGACGTCGTGCACCTCGTGGCGCGCCAGATCGCCGAGGTCGTGCGCAGCGGTGTTCAGGTCGCCGTCGTCATCGGCGGCGGGAACTTCTTCCGCGGCGCCCAGCTGCAGCAGCGCGGGATGGAACGGACGCGCAGCGACTACATGGGCATGCTCGGCACGGTGATGAACAGCCTGGCGCTGCAGGACTTCCTGGAGAAGGAAGGTATCGACACCCGCGTGCAGACGGCCATCACGATGGGCCAGGTCGCCGAGCCCTACATCCCGCTGCGGGCGGTCCGCCACCTCGAGAAGGGCCGTGTCGTGATCTTCGGCGCCGGTATGGGGCTGCCGTACTTCTCCACCGACACCACCGCCGCCCAGCGGGCGCTGGAGATCGGCGCGGAGGTCGTGTTGATGGCCAAGGCCGTCGACGGCGTCTACACCGCAGACCCCCGCAAGGAACCGAATGCCGAGTTGCTCACGGCCATCACCCACCGTGAGGTCATCGATCGGGGGCTGGCGGTGGCCGATGCGACGGCGTTCTCACTGTGCATGGACAACGGCATGCCGATCCTCGTCTTCAACCTGCTCGTCGACGGCAATAT
- a CDS encoding class I SAM-dependent methyltransferase has product MTNPAEMFESAYRGDAPEFEGVRPPWSIGEPQPEIAALIDAGRFHGDVLDAGCGEAATALYLAERGFTTVGLDLAPTGIELARAEAARRGLTNATFEVADISDFTGYDGRFGTIVDSTLFHSMPVELREGYQRSIVRAAAPGASYFVLVFDAAGVPSMGPANPVTQDELRDVVGKFWQIDEVRPARIHANFPPQVAEGAGMGFTDIRDEPNGRKSVPAWLLSAHLG; this is encoded by the coding sequence ATGACCAATCCCGCAGAGATGTTCGAATCGGCCTACCGCGGCGACGCCCCGGAATTCGAGGGGGTGCGCCCGCCCTGGAGCATCGGCGAGCCGCAGCCCGAGATCGCGGCGTTGATCGACGCGGGCAGGTTCCACGGCGACGTGCTCGACGCCGGTTGTGGAGAGGCGGCGACGGCGCTGTACCTCGCCGAGCGTGGGTTCACCACCGTCGGGCTCGACCTGGCGCCCACCGGCATCGAGCTGGCCCGGGCCGAGGCGGCCCGCCGCGGCCTGACCAACGCGACCTTCGAGGTCGCCGACATCAGCGACTTCACCGGATACGACGGCCGGTTCGGCACGATCGTCGACAGCACACTGTTCCACTCCATGCCGGTCGAACTGCGCGAGGGCTACCAGCGTTCGATCGTGCGCGCGGCGGCCCCCGGCGCGAGCTACTTCGTGCTGGTCTTCGACGCGGCCGGGGTGCCGTCGATGGGGCCGGCGAACCCGGTGACGCAGGACGAACTGCGCGACGTGGTCGGGAAGTTCTGGCAGATCGACGAGGTCCGGCCCGCGCGCATCCACGCCAACTTCCCGCCGCAGGTCGCCGAGGGGGCCGGGATGGGGTTCACCGACATCCGTGACGAGCCGAACGGGCGCAAGTCGGTGCCGGCCTGGCTGCTTTCCGCCCACCTCGGCTGA